A single genomic interval of Flavihumibacter rivuli harbors:
- a CDS encoding phosphate/phosphite/phosphonate ABC transporter substrate-binding protein, with amino-acid sequence MKKILSTTCLLLMVIAGFTQEIRIATYRYSTNDRVANLEPFAKLVEQKTGFRTTVKSYPTVLAFIEGIRNNEVDLAMINTFGYLLLQTSAKPYPMDPAVALTVPPSSKDNYKTAILTRSNSMIKDMATLNRSAKDQRLALVAVGSTSGNLVPRLGLTGIGIDKAESAFDTVVYAGTHKAAIEWLLQDKADIAAMGHDAYLKMAQEEPAIEGQLRTIWLSPEIPLGPVLFHKSIDPKLKETLLQLLLGLHTSQPEALTSIKNGWTEAKQATHYITIQANHYFPFLQQFGKPEAVAAILEQFAN; translated from the coding sequence ATGAAAAAGATCTTATCCACCACCTGCCTACTTCTTATGGTGATAGCAGGATTTACCCAGGAGATCAGGATCGCCACCTACCGGTATTCCACTAATGACCGGGTTGCTAACCTGGAGCCGTTCGCAAAGCTTGTTGAACAGAAAACAGGGTTCAGGACCACTGTAAAAAGTTATCCCACTGTACTGGCCTTTATCGAAGGCATACGCAACAATGAAGTTGACCTTGCCATGATCAACACTTTTGGTTACCTGTTGCTACAGACTTCAGCAAAACCTTATCCAATGGATCCGGCTGTTGCCCTGACGGTCCCTCCCTCCTCAAAGGACAACTACAAGACAGCGATCCTGACCAGAAGCAATAGCATGATCAAGGATATGGCCACATTAAATAGATCTGCGAAGGACCAAAGACTGGCACTGGTGGCTGTGGGATCCACTTCGGGCAACCTCGTACCAAGACTCGGCTTAACCGGCATAGGTATCGATAAGGCGGAGTCAGCATTCGATACGGTGGTCTACGCAGGCACCCATAAGGCTGCCATTGAATGGCTCTTGCAAGACAAGGCCGATATAGCAGCAATGGGCCATGATGCCTACCTCAAAATGGCACAAGAAGAGCCTGCAATCGAAGGCCAACTCAGGACCATCTGGTTATCACCCGAGATCCCCCTGGGGCCGGTACTCTTCCATAAATCCATAGATCCCAAACTGAAAGAAACATTATTACAGTTATTGTTAGGGCTGCATACAAGCCAGCCGGAGGCACTGACTTCGATTAAAAACGGTTGGACAGAAGCCAAGCAGGCAACCCATTATATTACCATTCAGGCCAATCATTACTTTCCGTTCCTTCAACAATTTGGTAAACCGGAAGCAGTGGCAGCCATCCTTGAGCAATTCGCCAATTAA
- a CDS encoding serine hydrolase domain-containing protein, whose product MKQLLIWVLVLLVKGSSFGQADIASANNRADAFVSEKMGQLKIPGMAIAVVKSGKIVKLSTYGMANLEWNTKVSEHSNFQIASCTKLLTSTLLLKAIRDGRIRLEDHVGKYIDTIPVSWKPIQIKHLISHSSGLKDFKGDYYISTGTVVKALKDSTLEYAPGTGQHYAQADFMLLGYILERIYKKTLPALIQGEIAVPLNMNDGGYDMEQRTGSFMRTNLVKERATTYYDLEGSMQAYKFMYPQYYYSAGGYYASISDLANWAVGLDNETLIPRGLLEEHIYGKDSIGGKASQYTRAGWILENENGIRYAGHSGGPGLADILRFPGEGYTFIVLANDGELLPTFARAIASFYISGLPPRLNIEKFNR is encoded by the coding sequence ATGAAACAATTACTGATATGGGTATTGGTGTTATTAGTGAAGGGCAGCAGCTTCGGACAGGCTGATATAGCTTCCGCTAATAACAGGGCTGATGCTTTCGTTAGCGAAAAAATGGGGCAGCTTAAAATACCCGGAATGGCAATAGCCGTGGTTAAAAGCGGAAAAATTGTAAAGCTTTCAACATACGGTATGGCTAACCTTGAGTGGAACACAAAAGTGTCGGAGCATTCAAACTTTCAGATCGCTTCCTGTACCAAGTTGCTGACCTCCACCCTTTTGCTTAAGGCGATAAGGGATGGGAGGATCCGGTTAGAGGATCATGTCGGAAAATACATTGATACTATACCTGTATCATGGAAACCCATTCAAATAAAGCATTTGATCTCCCATTCCAGCGGCCTGAAGGATTTTAAGGGGGATTACTATATTTCTACAGGGACTGTGGTGAAAGCACTGAAGGACTCTACGCTTGAATACGCGCCTGGTACCGGTCAGCATTATGCGCAGGCTGATTTTATGTTGTTGGGTTATATACTGGAAAGGATCTATAAAAAGACATTGCCCGCATTAATACAAGGCGAGATCGCAGTTCCATTGAATATGAATGATGGCGGTTATGATATGGAACAGAGAACAGGAAGTTTTATGCGAACAAACCTGGTTAAGGAAAGGGCGACTACATATTATGACCTGGAAGGCAGTATGCAAGCATATAAATTCATGTATCCACAATACTACTATTCTGCCGGAGGGTACTATGCGTCCATTAGTGATTTGGCGAATTGGGCAGTAGGCCTGGATAATGAAACTTTGATTCCCAGGGGACTATTAGAAGAACATATTTATGGGAAGGATAGTATAGGAGGAAAGGCTTCACAATATACAAGGGCAGGTTGGATCCTCGAAAATGAGAATGGGATAAGGTATGCAGGGCATAGCGGCGGACCCGGACTTGCGGATATCCTAAGGTTCCCGGGCGAAGGATATACCTTCATCGTACTGGCCAATGATGGCGAGTTGTTGCCAACTTTTGCAAGGGCTATTGCCTCTTTTTACATCAGTGGCTTGCCGCCCAGGTTGAATATTGAGAAATTTAATCGTTAA
- a CDS encoding SDR family oxidoreductase, with product MASFKGKTAIITGAAQGIGAATAKAFAEAGARVILTDIQDSKGNLLAAQLGDQCHYVHLDVRNEMDWEELGQWFKVQGIHPDVVVNNAGITGFTETEGLHDPEHASLEAWRQVHATNLDGVFLGCRYAIRWMKHNPGKASIINISSRSGIVGIPQAAAYASSKAAVRNHTKTVALYCAEKGYPIRCNSIHPAVILTEMWEPMLGEGEQREATIREICKDVPLGIAGQPEDVAKAVLFLASEDSRYITGTELNIDGGILAGAANAPSKK from the coding sequence ATGGCAAGTTTCAAAGGAAAGACAGCAATCATAACAGGTGCAGCCCAGGGTATTGGTGCAGCAACTGCAAAAGCTTTTGCTGAAGCAGGGGCTAGGGTTATCCTTACCGATATCCAGGATAGTAAGGGGAATTTACTGGCTGCCCAATTGGGCGACCAATGCCATTATGTCCATCTCGATGTAAGGAATGAAATGGATTGGGAGGAACTGGGGCAATGGTTCAAAGTGCAGGGGATCCATCCTGATGTAGTGGTTAACAATGCCGGCATCACCGGATTCACTGAAACTGAAGGCCTCCATGACCCGGAGCATGCCAGCCTGGAAGCCTGGCGACAAGTGCACGCCACCAATCTTGACGGGGTATTCCTGGGTTGCAGGTACGCTATCAGATGGATGAAACACAACCCTGGCAAGGCCAGCATTATCAATATCAGTTCCAGGTCAGGTATTGTAGGTATCCCGCAGGCAGCTGCCTATGCATCCAGTAAGGCCGCAGTCCGCAACCACACCAAAACGGTTGCCCTTTACTGTGCTGAAAAAGGATACCCGATCCGATGCAATTCCATCCACCCGGCTGTTATCCTTACCGAAATGTGGGAACCAATGCTCGGAGAGGGAGAACAAAGGGAAGCAACGATCAGGGAAATCTGCAAGGATGTTCCCCTTGGGATTGCAGGCCAACCGGAGGATGTTGCCAAGGCTGTACTCTTCCTGGCAAGTGAAGATTCCCGCTACATTACAGGAACCGAGTTGAATATTGATGGCGGAATACTTGCGGGAGCCGCAAATGCCCCTTCAAAAAAGTAA
- a CDS encoding helix-turn-helix domain-containing protein produces MPEKLHLSYQLCQPSAALAWLVEFYYEAEWQLEEGIDYVQPILPFPGCEWTIQIGNPPLHLLNDSKEVLPTAYLLGQPTHTHNYQWQPPTKLFVTRLRQYRLKQLLNITWSWADLIMPAPEVFGEKANTVENVIRNSPSFKERVTLMEAFLTQWAASIPPERLSASDSIFKHENLANAGEAIPLELGNIGKRQQQRYFRQWFDMTATDYQRICKLKLALDQYAADQQLNATDVTYLSNYTDQAHFIRQFKRYSNESPASFFRKRPFIRGARSS; encoded by the coding sequence ATGCCGGAAAAGCTTCACCTTTCCTACCAACTATGCCAGCCATCGGCTGCTTTGGCCTGGCTGGTCGAATTCTACTATGAAGCCGAATGGCAGCTTGAGGAAGGCATAGATTATGTGCAACCCATTCTGCCTTTCCCGGGCTGCGAATGGACCATACAAATTGGTAACCCTCCCCTTCATTTGCTCAATGACTCAAAGGAAGTCCTGCCAACTGCATATTTGCTGGGGCAACCCACCCATACCCACAACTATCAATGGCAGCCCCCAACCAAACTTTTTGTAACCCGTTTACGCCAATACAGGCTAAAACAATTACTAAATATTACATGGTCCTGGGCAGACCTCATCATGCCTGCACCTGAAGTTTTTGGCGAGAAAGCCAATACGGTGGAAAATGTAATACGGAATTCGCCATCTTTCAAGGAAAGGGTAACATTGATGGAGGCTTTTCTAACCCAATGGGCTGCCTCTATCCCACCGGAAAGATTATCAGCATCTGACAGCATTTTCAAGCATGAAAACCTTGCCAACGCGGGGGAAGCGATCCCCCTCGAACTCGGCAACATCGGGAAACGCCAGCAACAGCGCTATTTCAGGCAATGGTTCGATATGACCGCTACAGATTACCAGCGGATATGCAAACTAAAGTTGGCCCTTGACCAGTATGCTGCTGATCAGCAACTTAATGCAACGGATGTAACCTATCTCAGCAACTATACAGACCAGGCACATTTCATCCGCCAATTCAAACGCTACAGCAATGAAAGCCCGGCCTCCTTCTTTCGAAAAAGGCCATTCATTCGCGGGGCAAGGTCCAGCTAA